The Labilibaculum sp. sequence AAAAAGGCGGGATGCCATCTATAATGATCCCAACAGATGTTTTGGTTCACAAAGGACAATTGACAGGAATATATGCAGTTAGTCAGGGAGGAACAGCAATGTTACGATGGATAAGACTGGGTAAAACCATTGGTGATCAAGTTGAAGTTTTATCGGGCTTAAACGATGGCGAGAAATACATTATTTCCTTTAAAGGGAAAATTTGGGATGGAGCAAAACTTACTATTCAATAATTACAGCCGGTAGTTACAATCAAAATAAAGACATATGAAACGTCCATGCTAAAGTGATTTTGACACACAAGGGGATTGATTATTCCAGCATGGTAAGTTCCATATGGTAACTAAAAAACAAATTATAATCATATGAAAACAGGATTTGCAGGCCAAATGGCCAAATTATTCATAAATTCTAAATTAACTCCGCTCTTGATGGTTGCCTTTATGGTAATTGGTATGTACAGTGCCTATTTAACGCCAAGAGAAGAAGAACCACAAATCGATGTTCCCATTGCTGATATCTTTTTAAGATATCCAGGTGCCAGTCCGGCAGAAATTGAATCGAGAGTAATGCAGCCACTTGAAAAAGTAGTGGCAAATATTCCTGGTGTTGAATATGTTTATTCTACATCAATGCCGGGGCAGGCAATGTTAATTGTTCAGTTTTATGTTGGTGAAGACATTGAAAGATCTCTGGTTAAGATGTATAATGAGATCATGAAACACATGGACGAAATGCCAAAAGGCACTTCCATGCCTTTAATTAAAACACGTGCAATTGATGATGTTCCGGTATTGGGATTAACTTTTTGGAGTGAGAACTATGATGATTTTCAATTAAAGAGAATAGCAGAGGAAGTAAACAACGAAATAGAAAAAGTAAATGAGGTTTCGGAAACCAAAATAATTGGCGGACGTTCACGTCAAGTGAGAGTTATTCTCAACCGGGCACAAATGGCAGGCTATAATGTTGATGCTTTGAGTATTGCCAGACAAATTGAAATATCTAATCAGCAAACAGGATCGGGAGCATTTAATAATCATGACACTGAATATATAGTTGAAACAGGTCGGTTTCTTGAAAATTCAGAAGATGTTGCAAACCTGGTTGTAGGTGTATACAATGGCAGTCCAATTTATTTGAAACAAGTTGCAGAGGTTATCGATGGTCCGGAAGTGCCTTCACAATATGTGAGTTTTGGTTATGGAAAAATAAATGAGGCTAAGGAACTTGCAAAAGGAAATTACCCTGCTGTTACCATTTCGGTGGCCAAACGACGGGGTGCTGATGCAATGAAAGTAGCGGAACAAATTTTAACAAAGATCGCCGTTTTGGAACAGGAATTAATTCCTGCCGATGTTCATGTTGAGGTTAGCAGGAACTATGGTGAAACGGCTTCAGACAAAGTTTCCGAGCTGTTGATGCACCTTTTAGGAGCAATTATTGCAGTTACATTTGTTGTGATGCTGGCCATGGGATGGCGTGGTGGATTGGTCGTATTTTTGTCAGTACCCATCACATTTGCCTTAACCATGTTTAGTTACTATTTTCTGGATTATACATTGAACCGGATTACCTTGTTTGCTTTGGTCTTTGTTACCGGAATTGTGGTTGACGACTCCATTATTATTGCGGAGAACATGCACCGGCATTTTAAAATGAAACAGTTACCGTTTATGCAGGCTGCCTTACGTTCTATCGACGAAGTAGGAAATCCAACGATTTTGGCAACTTTCACAGTTATTGCCGCTGTTTTGCCAATGGTATTTGTGTCTGGTTTGATGGGGCCTTACATGAGTCCGATGCCAATTGGAGCGTCCATTGCAATGATTTTTTCCTTGCTGGTAGCTCTTACGATTACTCCTTATTTGGCATATCGCTTGTTACGATTTAAAGAAAAAGAAGATGCGGACAAGAAGGCTTTTAAGTTGGAAGACTCGATGGTGTACAAACTTTATTCAGCTACGATTTCGCCCATGCTGGAATCAAAATGGAAGAGATGGAGTTTTATAGGTACTGTGATTTTTCTTTTACTGGCTTCAACCACATTGGTTTATTTTAAAATGGTTGCTGTTAAAATGCTTCCTTTTGATAATAAGAATGAATTTCAGGTGGTTATTGATATGCCGGAAGGAACAACTCTTGAGCGTACTGCAGTAGTTGCTAAAGAATTGGCAGCTTACATTTCTCAACAGGAAAATGTAGTTGATTATCAGACTTATGTGGGGACAGCAGCACCAATAAATTTTAATGGTTTGGTTCGTCATTACGATTTGCGTTGTGGTTCGAATGTTGCTGATATTCAGGTGAATTTAACTCATAAAAATGAGCGTGATGAGCAAAGTCATGACATTGCTAAGTTAATGAGACCTGCATTGCAGGAGATTGGAACGAAATTTAATGCAAATGTAAAAGTTGTTGAAGTTCCACCAGGACCACCGGTAATGTCAACTTTGGTTGCAGAAATTTATGGTCCTAATTTAGAGGAACAACAAAAAATTGCAGCTCAGGTAAAGACTCTTTTTGCAAAAACGGATGATGTTGTTGATGTTGATTGGTTTGTTGAAAATGATCAAACGGAATTTCAGTTTAATGTGAATAAAGAAAAGGCTATGTTGGCCGGAGTTTCGACTCAGCAAGTGGTTCACACATTAAATATGGCATTACGCGGGCATGAAATTACTCAGTTGTATCAAGAATCTGAACACAATCAAGTTGGAATTGATTTACGACTGCATGAGAAGGATAGAAGCAGTGTTGCCGATCTGAAGAGAATCAATATTTTGTCTCAATCGGGGCAGTTAGTTGCTTTGGGAGATATTGTTGATATTATTGAGAGAATTAAGGAGAAAAGTATCTATCGAAAAAATCAGAAACGGGTGGTATATGTTACTGCCGATGTAGCCGGGAAATTGGAAAGTCCGGTATACGGAATTCTGAACATAGCCAAAAATCTTAGTGATGTTAAGCTTCCTGAAGGTTATGATTTAAAAGAGGAGTATACTCAACAACCGTTTTTAGAAGATAATTACAGTTTGAAGTGGGATGGGGAATGGCAGATTACATATGAAGTTTTCCGCGATTTGGGAACTGCCTTTGCGGTGGTATTGCTGGTAATCTATTTGTTGATCATCGGATGGTTTCAGAATTTTAAAGTCCCTTTTGTGATGATGATTTCAATTCCATTATCTCTTGTAGGTATTTTGGTTGGACACTGGTTGATGGGGGCTTTCTTTACCGCTACATCTATGATTG is a genomic window containing:
- a CDS encoding efflux RND transporter permease subunit, whose product is MKTGFAGQMAKLFINSKLTPLLMVAFMVIGMYSAYLTPREEEPQIDVPIADIFLRYPGASPAEIESRVMQPLEKVVANIPGVEYVYSTSMPGQAMLIVQFYVGEDIERSLVKMYNEIMKHMDEMPKGTSMPLIKTRAIDDVPVLGLTFWSENYDDFQLKRIAEEVNNEIEKVNEVSETKIIGGRSRQVRVILNRAQMAGYNVDALSIARQIEISNQQTGSGAFNNHDTEYIVETGRFLENSEDVANLVVGVYNGSPIYLKQVAEVIDGPEVPSQYVSFGYGKINEAKELAKGNYPAVTISVAKRRGADAMKVAEQILTKIAVLEQELIPADVHVEVSRNYGETASDKVSELLMHLLGAIIAVTFVVMLAMGWRGGLVVFLSVPITFALTMFSYYFLDYTLNRITLFALVFVTGIVVDDSIIIAENMHRHFKMKQLPFMQAALRSIDEVGNPTILATFTVIAAVLPMVFVSGLMGPYMSPMPIGASIAMIFSLLVALTITPYLAYRLLRFKEKEDADKKAFKLEDSMVYKLYSATISPMLESKWKRWSFIGTVIFLLLASTTLVYFKMVAVKMLPFDNKNEFQVVIDMPEGTTLERTAVVAKELAAYISQQENVVDYQTYVGTAAPINFNGLVRHYDLRCGSNVADIQVNLTHKNERDEQSHDIAKLMRPALQEIGTKFNANVKVVEVPPGPPVMSTLVAEIYGPNLEEQQKIAAQVKTLFAKTDDVVDVDWFVENDQTEFQFNVNKEKAMLAGVSTQQVVHTLNMALRGHEITQLYQESEHNQVGIDLRLHEKDRSSVADLKRINILSQSGQLVALGDIVDIIERIKEKSIYRKNQKRVVYVTADVAGKLESPVYGILNIAKNLSDVKLPEGYDLKEEYTQQPFLEDNYSLKWDGEWQITYEVFRDLGTAFAVVLLVIYLLIIGWFQNFKVPFVMMISIPLSLVGILVGHWLMGAFFTATSMIGLIALAGIMVRNAILLIDFINLRLDDGIPLKEAVIEAGAVRTTPILLTAGTVVIGAVVILFDPIFQGLAISLMGGSIASTFLTLVIVPLIYYMTEKKKYPVIKIEEGIVKEGDEIS